One Vicia villosa cultivar HV-30 ecotype Madison, WI unplaced genomic scaffold, Vvil1.0 ctg.000248F_1_1, whole genome shotgun sequence DNA window includes the following coding sequences:
- the LOC131625872 gene encoding dof zinc finger protein DOF1.5-like yields MAEENQAIKLFGATIKLHDVETKEREGDEDPTVEKRSEKIIPCPRCKSMETKFCYFNNYNVNQPRHFCKSCQRYWTAGGALRNVPVGAGRRKAKPPGHEDSGSNSPESCFYEGDSDDHGHQWHVETVPESGFREGFSGKRRRKNSGCYSLAMM; encoded by the coding sequence ATGGCTGAAGAGAATCAAGCGATTAAGCTCTTTGGTGCAACGATTAAACTACATGATGTTGAAACAAAAGAAAGAGAAGGAGATGAAGATCCGACGGTGGAGAAGAGATCAGAGAAGATCATACCGTGTCCAAGATGCAAGAGCATGGAGACTAAATTCTGTTATTTCAACAACTACAACGTGAATCAGCCCAGACATTTCTGTAAGAGCTGTCAGAGGTATTGGACGGCTGGTGGAGCCCTCCGTAACGTACCAGTTGGAGCCGGTCGTCGGAAGGCTAAGCCGCCGGGACATGAAGATAGCGGTTCAAATTCGCCGGAGAGTTGTTTTTATGAAGGTGATTCTGATGATCATGGACATCAGTGGCACGTTGAAACGGTTCCTGAGAGTGGTTTCCGGGAAGGTTTTTCCGGTAA